aacgtggcataaaataacgagcacacacaaacgtggcttaaataaacaacattcatTTTTATGAGAGAGTTTGGTTGCTTGGGTTCTTATAAGTTAAATAACTGGACTCTTTCAAGAGCttgttgatgaaggtgaatccaggggcaccgagacccaaggatggagagcccctccttctagcgtcaaatgataactcctggtggcggggaCGCTCCTTCAACGCCGTGTCTGGATCATTCGCCGCTGTGGGGGTGTAGCTGTGGTGGGGTttctacaaaacaacaccggaaggggagtttaggtcccgcggcgcctccggtgtgagagtaagaactcgtttttggggaagatgaagatatatATGAATGCAGGGTGGTTGTGTGTATATATGAGTGTGAGAGTGTGATTAACCTCAAAACcttaccttcttgggctatttatagcccaatgatagggttttggggttggtacatTTAAATCATAGCCCTTGATTCTGGGAGCGGAGTACACCTGGTTGGAGTGGATGTTTTACACGTGTCAGCGACTGTCGAGGAATGTTCTGATGATCCTCTGACACGTGTcttgattattcccatgattgatgtgtgacagttatCCCCATCATGTGCTTGGGTCAATGTCTCGCGTGCTGGGAGGTTGGGATTGCGGGACTGGGCCAGTCAGAACTGGCAGTGTGCAGGACTAGACTGAGTTAGGGGTTCAGGACTAGTCCTTTCAGAAGTTATATATGGAATTAGGAGTCCGGGATTAGACCTTGcaggagctatatgtactatcatTTGTCACAAAAATTTACAGTCCCACGTATTTTTTACAAATTTTCTATGTACAACATTCACTTCTCCTTTTAATTTTATCAATTACATATAATTTTATTTACACAACATTAGTGTCTAATTTTATTATTAAcccataagatttgaatagattcagaTGAGTATATACGTCGCGACTTAATTGACACAACTAGCTTCGAGTCATAAAAATTTTCAACCTAGAACTCCATAGAATAATTATGAATTTGAATATATGCAAAAAACCAAAAGTGGTCCAGTGATATTCACAAGTTTTCACATCTGCACTTTCTCCATCATTCCACTTTTTTCTCTATTAATATCTGTAAATTTCCCAAACCCCAATGCATATAAATTCACAGCTTCCTCCATTCCTCACTTCATACCATTTTTTTGTAGCCCAACATTTTATATTCCTCAGTTTAGTCCCACCCTATACATTAGCACCCTATTATATCCCccacacatatatatacaatgCCACTGTTTTTACAAACATCACTACTACTTCTATCTTTCATGATAGTGTTTCTGCAACTATCAACACCCGCCACCACTGCTGCCACCAGTCCAGCCGCCGCCGCCATCCATTCCGTTGCGGCGGCTAGTTCAAAATTATCATTCCCGCCCATGCAACACTTTGATGTCAAACAAAGTATTGCTGACACAAAACTCATGCACAAAAACAGAACTAAACATCAAACCCGAGAAAATGTTTACGAATATTCTGCAAAAGAGAAAAATGTTGATAAGGTTCATGGAAAATACAAGCTCAGCTTACTTCATAGAGACAAGATTTCAACAAAACACTATTCAGGTCATCGTCTTCGTTTCGAAGCACGAATGGAACGTGACATTTTACGGGTCAAAAGTTTAGTCCGGCGATCATCCGGTGGTGGAACCACCGCGGATGGTGGTGCCGGGGTAAAATATGAAGTGGAGGATTTCGGGGCGGATGTAGTTTCGGGTATGGATGAGGGTAGTGGGGAATATTTTGTTCGGATAGGTGTGGGTAGTCCGGCAAGGAGTCAATATATGGTAATTGACTCGGGTAGTGATGTTGTATGGGTGCAATGCCAACCTTGTTCCCAATGTTATCATCAATCCGACCCGGTATTTGACCCGTCGAAATCCGCTTCGTTTTCGGGTGTTTCATGCGGGTCTTCGGTTTGTGATCGTCTTGAGAATGCGGGTTGTCATGGTGGGCGGTGCGGGTACCAAGTCTCGTATGGTGACGGGTCGTTTACTAAGGGGACTCTTGCACTGGAGACACTTACTTTTGGACGTGCTATGATCCGAAATGTTGCGATCGGGTGCGGGCATAGGAACCGAGGTATGTTTATTGGAGCAGCGGGTCTTTTAGGACTTGGTGGAGGATCCTTGTCCCTTGTAGGTCAATTAGCTGGACAAACTGGCGGAGCATTCAGTTATTGCCTTGTGAGTCGGGGCACCGGATCATCCGGATCGTTGGTTTTCGGACGTGAAGCATTACCCGTGGGAGCTGCATGGGTAAATTTGATCCGAAATTCACGTGCCCCAAGTTTTTACTATATCGGAATTTCGGGTGTTGGGGTAGGAGGCATGCAAGTGCCCGTACCCGAAAGCATTTTTGAATTGGGAAACGGAGGTGTTGTTATGGATACCGGGACAGCTGTGACCCGGTTTCCAACAGCTGCTTACGTGGCATTTCGCGATGCTTTTATAGCCGAAACTGGCAGCCTCCCTAGGGCAGCAGGAGTGTCCATATTTGACACATGTTATAACCTAAACGGGTTCGTGACAGTTCGGGTGCCCACGGTGTCGTTTTATTTTTCGGGTGGTCCGGTTCTAACTTTACCAGCTAGGAACTTTCTGATTCCAGTAGATGAAGTGGGAACATTTTGTTTTGCATTTGCTCCATCTCCATCCGGACTATCCATAATAGGGAATATCCAGCAAGAGGGGATCCAAATATCAATTGATGGAGCAAATGGCTTTGTGGGGTTTGGTCCTAATGTATGTTAATTCGTCTAGTATCAATAGATTATGATGTAGTTTTGCCTAAGCTAAAGTTATACGAAAAGTGTGTATACAGTACTATtcatatgtaaaatatttttgTGCATTTTGCAAGTAGTAGTTGCATAATTAGGTCAAATAGTAGTTGTTGTAACTAATAAGATGATGTAATGTATGTAGTGCTTCTTTTTCATTTTGGGTGACTATGTCCACCTATTGCTAGTTTATCATGTATATtcctttcttcttcttttttctccCTAAAGGAATGTAATAAGAATATTATACTACCTATATAGGCAAGCTTTTAATTTGATACTACTTGTTAATCTCCATGAGAAAGAGGTTACAGGTGAGAGGTAAGCAAAATGGTGTTTAATGAGTGTGAAAACACTCCTATAGGGCAGCTTAATGTAGTCAAAAGTTATGAAATCAAAAGGTTATTTACTTGGGTATTGGAGCAGACCTTTTATGTGGAGAATCCAAGAGAACACTTTATTTTTAAACTCAAACTCTCCCTCCACAATTCACCCACTGAATATGTAATTCAAGTTGCTAGAATCTTTACCTGTGTGTTGATGTGACTCTGACATGGTGTCTTGTTTGTTCTTATTTCactttttatttaaatttcaaacCCCTCCCTTCACACAGTGAAAAGAGCATTAATATGgatttaaattactaaaatgtTTACTTCTGAGGTGATATTGCTACGGCTGTTAATAATCGTATCAAGTGCACTAGACTCTCAGTTTACTCCATCAAGTCACAATTCTCAAATGACAAGAGAGCATCGGGGGTAAAATGATAATGATAACGAGGGGGTGAGGGAGGGGAGCCACCACAATGGTGGACATGTGAAACCATCAGTAGCTAGAGTTGTAATATGTTAAAATAGGTGAAGTAGTAGAGACTAAGATGGAAGGGAATGAATGCAATCAAGCAATGACTTTTACAAAGGCATGCATTTGCTTTTGCTTCTTTTGAAAGGATTGATGATATAAACATTGCCTTCTCTTCACAATGGAGCAAGAAAAAACATCATCTCTTGCTCTATGCATTTCCCACCTCTTAATATGGTTGTGAAAATTACTGAAATAAGTCATCCATTGATGCTAAAATGTCATGAGAGATAAGGCAATGTGTAAGTTGTAACTACTATATTTATCCTTTTTTTCTAATAATTTGATTTGAGTTGTTGGTCTTAGGCATAAACATGAAAGTGATTACAAGGTCAAACATTGTACGATGCTTTTGAATTGTTGTTTGTTGGAACAGCTGGAGTGTAGGTCTAGAAGGTGTTATCACTTGGTCCATTAACAAGACCAATAAAATTATTACCCCCCAAATATCTTTGTTGAGGTAATGCACTCTCTTTTATAGTACAATTTCACAAGTAATATTTGAGGGGTGGCAAAATATTCTTTTCGCAGTCAGGGCTGGAACACAGAGAAccaaatgatagggtataagcaaCTCAGCTAGGGCTTAACCTGGATCTAAGAGGTATCAGGCTCAattgatgaaccaagatctcCCTCACCCGGCGCAATCGAGTGGAGAGATCCAGGCTCAGGGCCAACCTAGGACCTGGATCACCTACCTACCAGGATCCAGACCATGACCTGGATCATCTGCCTACCTGGATCCGGACCAGGGCCAAGATCGCCATGAGGGGATCCCAGCAAGCACATGCACActccacaacccgccaaggaagggtacgtgggcacgtgacgatggcagctatcaacaaccaacatatCAGACAAACACGGCGCATGTCAGAAGGCCGCTAGGACACCCTTAAGGTGGTCCTTCCCTAGACACGTGTAggcaatccacccaagccaggcgtcctccgccCTCCAAGAACCAACCGCCCTGATCTACAAGtaacaacccctaaaccctacccttgggctatatatacccccaaagatgaagggtttaggggttagaaaaACGTTCACACTTTAGCACACTCACGCTCTCACACCCACATACACACACAACAACCTTTCTATTACATAATAtatcttcatcttctccaaaaccCTATTCTTATTCTTACatcggaggcgccgtgggagccaaactccccttccggtgttgttttgcagataCCCAATTAGCAGCTACACCTCATTAATACCCAGAAGGTCCATGAACggcgtcggacggagccgccccgctcacaggagttatcatttggcgctaaaAGGAGGGGtgctccatccttgggtctcggtgcctctggattcaccttcatcagtAAACTCTTAAGAGAGTCCACATCTTAAGCCTGTAAGAACGCAAAAAACCATACCCTCTCTTGAATATGAATGTTCATtttagccacgtttgtgtgagctcaTTACTTTAGGCCATGTTTGTGTGAGCCCGCTCTCGTTTGTTAATTTTGATCGTTTagggtttgataatcttgatagCCTTGAATCCTGGGGTTTGATAGTTTTGATAGTTTTAGAACCCAGATCTGCTTTAGTTTGCATATTGTCTTTGTGTTCTGGAGCCTGTTATTCTTGTTCAGTAGTAATGCTagcaaaacccaaaaagtttgttTAGTATTATTCTGGAATTTTTTtataatcttaaaaaaaaaaaagcaaccttagaaccacatttttagcctcaaatcttggtcagttgtttgtacaattgtggtaatggcaagagcaggaaaaagtacagctggtaggccctccgccagtacccTTATTCAGGACCAAGACCCCTCTCAAGCTCAAGGAGCTGGGGAACATACCCACAGCCCGGATTAAAAGTCAGGATCCGGACTGCTCATGAAAGCAAAAATTTCCGGGTGGAGTGTCCTACCCGGACTAAAAGATAAGCAAAAAATATTTTCTAGAATGAAAGGAAAATACAAGGCAAAGAAAATGAAATTTAAAGTAGAATCCGGATTGCCACCAATCCGGAACAAATCCAAATATCACAAATTGTTCAAATTCAAATACGGAAATCAGAAATCCTAGAAAACGGGAATTACATGGGCAAGGCCCGAAAAGCTTAACAAAGCTGCAACAGATCTAAAGGAAGCTTGGGCGGGGGCCGTCATAGGGTCTCGGTTCACCCTGACCCTGCCCGACAGCTGACTTCGCTGCAAGGAACTCCAGGATGAAGCTGTCCCAGTTTGCCAAGGGATCGGTCTTGATGTGTCATTCGGCAACGATCCAGGATCTGCGGACCTCGGGCACCCCGGCTTGGGCAACCTCAAAGTCATAAACACCACTGGCCTTGAACTCAGCAATTATGGCTTCCTTATTCAAATCTTCCTTGGCAACAAGTTCGGCCTTTAGCTTCTCCACCTCCTTAGCAAGACCATCAACCCAGTCCTGCTCTTCCTTTAACTTCTCCTTCAATCTGGACTCAACAATCTGGAAGCTCTCCCGGGCCTCCTCCAGCTCACCCTTTAAACCATCAGCCCGTAACTTCTCAGCACTAGTCCGGTTGTTGGCCTCCCGGATCTCTGTAAAAGCGACGTGCGAGCAAATGGATATGGCGCTCCCAAGCTGGAAAAAGAAAAGGTAGAAACTAAGTACAGAAACAAAGTTGGGAGGCACAATCTGGGACTAAAAACTTGGAAATTCAATAAATACCTGCCCTCATTGCCCAGTTACCCTCTTCAAGGCAGCAACCATGCTGTATCCCTCAACCTCCTCCCAGTCATCTTCAGAAGGGATACTGGACATGAACCCGGCTAGGTCGACCAAAGATTTGGTGCCTATCTTCACGGCTTCTCCATCCGGGCCTTTCCCTTCCGAGTCACAGACGACCCGGCTGGAAACAACAACTTTGCCCCAGGGAGGTTTGGTTGGAACCGACTTCCTTTTCTTCCTTGGGGGATCTCGTCACCCGGGATCTCCTGGACCTCAGGCTCAGACTCATGACCCGGATCCGAGATGTTCTGGGGAACAGAAGATTCGGCTCCGCCCTCAATATCGGCAGACCCGGATCCGGGGCCCGGAGCCCCCTTACTTGTCTTGAAGGCCAAACCGAGGGTATTGAATGCCGCAACATAAGCAGAAGAAGACATGATTCTGAGGAAGTTACGATTGAAATGAGGAAAACCAGCAAAAGTAAAACAAAAAGAGGTCAAATACCCAAAAACAAGGGACCCGGATCAAAAGCAAACATTTTATGAAAACAAGTTACAAGTAAAAAGCAAACAAGAACCTTGATCCGGATCAGCAAGCGAAGCAAGAGACCCGGATCAAAAGCCAATATCTAATGTAAACGGATTACAAGTAAAAAAGCAAGCGGGACCTTGATCCGGATCATCAAGCGAAGAAAGAGACCCGGACCAAATGCCAACATCTTATGTAAACAGATTACAAGTAAAAAAGCAAACGAGACCTTGATCCGGATCATCAAGCGAAGCAAGAGACCCAGATCAAAAGCCAACATCTAATGTAAATAGATTGCAAGTAAAAAAGCAAACGGGACCTTGATCTGGATCATCAAGCGAAGCAAGAGACCCGGATCAAACGCCAACATCTTATCTAAACGAGTTACAAGTAAAAAAGCAAACAGAACCTTGATCCAGATCATCAAGCGGAGCAAGGGATCCGGATCAAGGGCCAACATAGTTTAAAGAAAAACTTACAGCCAAGATTAAAAAGCAACTTATGGTTCATAAACGTGTCCCGGGTCGGCTGGAACTCAAGGGAGTCGCAGAAACACCTCATCTGGGACAAAGCCCGGCCTTCAAGCAGAGTCGGGCTGAACTTAGTCTGAACGCCCTCCATTGTAAAATAGGGGAGATAGGCCAAGTCATATCCCTTCAGCAGAATAATCTCCCCATTCCAGAATTTCAAAGAGGACTGGTGCATGATAGGCTTGGCTCTACCCGGGCCATAACCACACTCCGCGACCCAGAACCTAATCTCGTAAACAGGCTTCTGACTAGATTTAGAAAGATAGAAGATCTGGTGGAAGAGCTTCAGATTCGGCAGGAATCCGGATTTGTTGCAGCAAGCGATAAACCAGGTCATCGACTTTATCCCATTCGGTGTGATCTGCATCGGGGATATCTTCTACACATGCTTGCAGAGGTGTTTGATGAATATATGGCACTGGGGGCTCCACCCGGATCTaagatgttccatccagaccggGACAAAGCCGCCTTACGGGCGGTGATAGATCCTTTCATGAGGTTCCGGCCACCTCCACTCGATATCAGGGGTCAACTGGAAAGCAGCCCGGACCGCCTCATCCATCTCACCCGGATCCGCCTCAGAGAACGAATCTTTCAGCTGGTAATGATCCCGGCTTATAGAAAACTCAGAAAACATCATCTCGAGAGCTTCCTGGTTGTACACCCCGGGGTGACCGTTAGGCTGTCTATCATACCTAACCCTGCTATAATAGACTTCGTTTTCAATCTCCGCGGGCTTCTCAACAAAATGGTATTTTACGTCTATCCAGTAACCCTCAGGTGTGAAGGGGACCAAATTCCCCGGGATCTTCTTATACTTAAATTTTGAAATTATCTCAGAAGAAGGGGAGGCTTTCTTACCCATCTCTACCCGTATACGTGTCCTCTCGGCCGAATCAGAATCACTCACCTCACTACTAAAACCCGGGTAACAGTTTAAAGCTCTCCCGGAAAGCCTCTTgatccggaccatatacctattaaaatgaaggtGCATTAGTCTGGAATCCTACCATCTTTTAAGTTTCTGCTAAGCGGTCCGGATAAAAGACGTTATGTTAACTTTACCATAACCTAACGATCCGGACCGCtaatgcaagtccaacccggaaaaacatTAACGATCCGGATCATGTTAACTATAAGCCAAAAAACCAAACAACCATGGACCCGGATCCTGGCGGCAAACACCCAGATCCGACTACAGAGCAACCAAACATAAATTGCAAATCCTAAGGCATGCAATTCTACCCAAATAATCTAAACCGGATCCGGATCTAACACCCCCTACCCGGATCAATGTAAAACCCTTACCCACAAACAGTCATTTAGAGAATCAAATAGCAAAACATAACACTTTTATATACACACATGACTTTTGCTatcaagaacacgaagaacaacTTCGTGAAACCCAGCAAAATCCAACCGAAAAGGACCAAAATCAAACCAAATAAACCATAAAACTACAGATCTAAACATAAATAGCAACCAAACATTTATCACCCACAACAAATCGCACCAAAAACACTAATTTATACCATAAACTCGCAATCAAAGAAGGGGACTTCGGAGCATGCACAAAATCGAAGAAAAATTACGACAAATAGAAAgggaaaaagcaaagaaatcaCAAAGAAAACTTACAAGTCGAAGACCTACAGAGCAAGGACGGAGCAGCGGCAGAAGAAACCAACAGCACGAACTTCCGAAGAAAAGTGAGAGAAAAAGGAGAAAAAGAAAGGACTGTTCAGTTTCTTTTGTgagaataaaaaagaaaaaaggtGGAAGCCCAGCTTTTATAGAGAGACGGGGAGAGAACCGCTCTGCCACGTGGCAGATCGGGATTAGCAGAGAAAACTGTTACAAAAAAGGAAAAAACaaaagcatatatatatatacatatattgtATATATACAAATGATTAAAAGCACATTTAAACCCCATAATCATTATGGGGCGATTTTCTAGGAGGGTAACTGCCAAAATTTCAAATTCATGGGAGGGAAAAGGCCGAAAAATGTTACAAATTCCTCCAGCTACCCGGATCAAAGGCTCCTACCCAGATCATTGTAAACAAGGTTCAGGTTTCAGAGCATAAATTTCTCTAAGTCAATCTggatctctctctctctactaCACCAGATTCAGATTGGGGGGAACCAGGGAACAAAAAAAATTTCCAAGCAGCCAAATTCTTCCACCTTAATCCAGATTGGAAcctactacaccagatccggattaaGGGGCAACCAGGGAGCAGACATTTTTTCCAAGCAGCCAAATTCTTccaccttaatccggattggcatctactacaccagatccggattggggggcaaccagggagcagattttttttcaaaaaacaGCAAAATTCTACCTTAACCCAGATTGGCATGTACCACACCAGATCTGGATCGGGGGAAACAACGACAATTTTCTCCTAAAGCAACAGCTATGTGATACcactctactccctcatccagagaatctgcataagggagttgggggggggggggaaatgatagggtataagcaaCCTGGCTAGGGCCCAACCTGGATCTAAGGGgtattgataagtggcattttataccacttagaacgtcttaaaatggcttaaattggtgtcttgaaatcaagtattttgtgtatttgatgcgtttttctagtgtttatgcatttcagggtattagttgcatttcggaggaggaatcatcaagaataagccttggcatgtgttcaccattgcgagaggaagaGAACGGgaagattacggcgaagaaacggaacAAACcgggaatttttccagtagggtcctgcgcgcctgcgcagcaatgctgagcggccgcgcagcagccttgcgcgcccgcgcagaaatgctgagcggccgcgcagggtcggggaaaaagctgaattattttagacttctacttctgtttggcttccaacttctatgtaatctgagttttatgggactattatataagtagatttgagacgttttcatagagaaaaaagaaggagattatgttttaaattgtgttggcgcaagaagcgaaggagataaggaagaagaccgatttagcacactgcagcgaagaggaagcatatattcttgtgattcttgtttcgttgtaacgttggatgctagttttcttgctttggcttatttactcttgtgacgtactctgttttaatataattagtttagttattattttcttgtgttgattatcatgatttcatatgaacccatgatggcgataagttctattatgggctaatcgtgatcatggggttgcaacggatttattatgaaattctttagttaattgtttaatactttagtgtgtgatgattgcatgatatctagtattggttgtgcgtattcgtcttatgtgcgtcgcgaacatataagatagggtgttaatctcttgtgaagcgacagtggatcttgagatttagaacttgccatgctagcataggttcatgtacgttgtgcatgattaatgggtaactctaacagttttatttgccctatgtaatcaaaaggaataacttgtgcttaaatcgttgtgttgtcaatttctgtagacatataggaactcaacataattgatgactattcaacttctatcttaattgtggatgcttggtagaatggtattagtacaatgaaagttggcttttatcagtttcgtgttattcgattaatgccatcactgtcacatgcttaaggtaataacaatggctatagaaggaagtaataatgaagttgtgatctcatgagtgttttattattgataattt
This sequence is a window from Apium graveolens cultivar Ventura chromosome 9, ASM990537v1, whole genome shotgun sequence. Protein-coding genes within it:
- the LOC141682875 gene encoding protein ASPARTIC PROTEASE IN GUARD CELL 2 — encoded protein: MPLFLQTSLLLLSFMIVFLQLSTPATTAATSPAAAAIHSVAAASSKLSFPPMQHFDVKQSIADTKLMHKNRTKHQTRENVYEYSAKEKNVDKVHGKYKLSLLHRDKISTKHYSGHRLRFEARMERDILRVKSLVRRSSGGGTTADGGAGVKYEVEDFGADVVSGMDEGSGEYFVRIGVGSPARSQYMVIDSGSDVVWVQCQPCSQCYHQSDPVFDPSKSASFSGVSCGSSVCDRLENAGCHGGRCGYQVSYGDGSFTKGTLALETLTFGRAMIRNVAIGCGHRNRGMFIGAAGLLGLGGGSLSLVGQLAGQTGGAFSYCLVSRGTGSSGSLVFGREALPVGAAWVNLIRNSRAPSFYYIGISGVGVGGMQVPVPESIFELGNGGVVMDTGTAVTRFPTAAYVAFRDAFIAETGSLPRAAGVSIFDTCYNLNGFVTVRVPTVSFYFSGGPVLTLPARNFLIPVDEVGTFCFAFAPSPSGLSIIGNIQQEGIQISIDGANGFVGFGPNVC